ACCGCGTCGAGCCCGGGCAGGCCTGTCGTTGCTGGAGGCTGGTGCTGCATGTTCGACTGCCGTCCCCGGACCACCAGCGGGCTGCGCTAGACTAATCCCTGGTCAAGCATTGCGTCGGCCACCTTGACGAAGCCGGCGATATTGGCGCCCATCACATAGTTGCCGGGCGCGCCGTATTCCTCGGCCGTCTCGCGGCAGTTGTTGTGAATATCCACCATGATGCGATGCAGGCGTTGATCCACTTCCTCGCGATTCCAGCTCAAACGCATGGAATTCTGCGTCATTTCCAGTCCGGACGTGGCCACGCCGCCCGCATTGGCGGCTTTGCCGGGGCCGTAAAGGATGCCGGCTTGCAGATAGACAGCAACGGCCTCGGGGGCGGAGGGCATGTTCGCGCCCTCGGAAACCAGCTTGCAGCCGTTCTTGAGCAGCGTTTTGGCCTCTTCGCCGCTGATCTCGTTCTGAGTGGCGCTCGGAAAGGCACAGTCGCACGGCACCGACCAGGGCCGCTCGCCGGCCAGGTAGGTTGCGCGGAACTTCTGCGCGTACTCCTTGATGCGTCCGCGGCGCACGTTTTTCAGGTCCAGCACCCACGCCAGCTTCTCCGCGTCAATCCCGGCCGGGTCGTGGATGGTTCCCTCCGAATCCGACAGCGTGACCGGTTTGGCGCCGCATTGCAGGAGTTTCTCCACGGTGTATTGCGCGACGTTGCCGGAGCCGGAAACCGCGCACACTTTGCCGGCGAGCGAATCACTGCGCGTATTGAGCATCTCCTCGGCGAAGTACACCGCGCCGTAAC
The sequence above is a segment of the Candidatus Paceibacterota bacterium genome. Coding sequences within it:
- the gdhA gene encoding NADP-specific glutamate dehydrogenase, producing the protein MSTYTAEVLEGVSRRNAGEPEFLQAAREVLESLGPVIERHGKYREAQILERIVEPERQIIFRVAWQDDAGRMQVNRGFRVQFNSAIGPYKGGLRFHPSVNLGILKFLAFEQIFKNSLTTLPMGGAKGGSDFDPKGKSNSEVMRFCQSFMTELFRHIGPDMDVPAGDIGVGGREIGYLFGQYKRLKSDFCGVLTGKGLNWGGSLIRPQATGYGAVYFAEEMLNTRSDSLAGKVCAVSGSGNVAQYTVEKLLQCGAKPVTLSDSEGTIHDPAGIDAEKLAWVLDLKNVRRGRIKEYAQKFRATYLAGERPWSVPCDCAFPSATQNEISGEEAKTLLKNGCKLVSEGANMPSAPEAVAVYLQAGILYGPGKAANAGGVATSGLEMTQNSMRLSWNREEVDQRLHRIMVDIHNNCRETAEEYGAPGNYVMGANIAGFVKVADAMLDQGLV